A single genomic interval of Candidatus Jordarchaeales archaeon harbors:
- a CDS encoding roadblock/LC7 domain-containing protein codes for MGESVEEIVASLMDKIPELEGLIVFDTSGNVVIGQTITQMKHAEIAKNAAAIIEAAKKLSQSVDKGNASVAYVESENGFTIITFSGKKGLLAITGKDATNSLGLIIRNLKLALSKVK; via the coding sequence ATGGGAGAATCAGTTGAGGAAATAGTGGCTTCACTCATGGATAAGATACCAGAACTCGAGGGCTTGATAGTATTTGACACTAGTGGGAATGTAGTAATAGGGCAGACTATAACGCAGATGAAACATGCGGAGATAGCGAAGAACGCAGCGGCAATAATTGAGGCTGCAAAAAAACTCAGCCAGTCAGTTGATAAAGGCAATGCTTCAGTAGCTTATGTTGAAAGTGAAAATGGCTTCACGATAATTACCTTCTCCGGAAAGAAGGGGCTTCTAGCGATAACAGGAAAGGACGCCACGAACTCATTAGGACTCATAATAAGGAACCTGAAACTTGCTCTCTCAAAAGTAAAGTGA
- the scpB gene encoding SMC-Scp complex subunit ScpB: MEENVKAIVEAALYAAGRPLTIDQISKIAGVEGRLVKKIVLEIMKEYRERDSAIEIVELPGSRYAMQLKAAYSSKVKDLVPGGLLSLGELKTLAYIALMQPVKQSQVIKARGSAAYAHIKRLEGLGFVRGETEGRTKILSTTELFADYFGLPYDVKKLKLQLRWRMRGLESTEEAKTN; the protein is encoded by the coding sequence GTGGAGGAAAATGTTAAGGCAATAGTTGAAGCCGCCCTCTATGCTGCCGGTAGACCACTAACAATAGACCAGATTTCCAAAATAGCAGGCGTTGAAGGAAGACTAGTGAAGAAAATAGTTTTAGAGATAATGAAAGAGTACAGAGAAAGAGATAGTGCCATAGAAATAGTTGAACTTCCAGGGTCACGCTATGCTATGCAGCTTAAGGCTGCTTACTCTTCAAAGGTTAAAGACCTAGTTCCTGGAGGACTATTGTCGCTTGGAGAGCTCAAAACGTTAGCGTACATTGCGTTAATGCAGCCTGTAAAACAGTCACAGGTAATTAAAGCTAGGGGGAGCGCCGCGTACGCCCATATAAAGAGACTTGAGGGGCTGGGATTCGTAAGAGGGGAGACTGAGGGGAGAACGAAAATCCTATCCACGACAGAGCTTTTCGCAGATTATTTTGGCCTGCCATATGATGTGAAAAAGCTTAAGCTTCAGTTGAGGTGGAGAATGAGGGGTTTAGAGAGCACGGAGGAGGCGAAAACAAATTAG
- a CDS encoding PAC2 family protein codes for MILEDLKFGELLKVKALKKGLDIDKLKLKRPIVFQGFAGIGNVGLVAVDYMTAKLKARPILKIPNLDIPAVALVEDGVFADWFDSFSIFVYLLKGDSRDYLFISSYTQPFTPLGSNLIAHILLHLMQKLSVETIVSLGCFGATHYVKNPKVYVSATNKKLLEDFLSIENVVPLRGGRISGLNGTIPLLAPKYGIDGVSLLAEGHSGIAFNPRSSKALIDVLCSMYGLRVDTSFLEKHAEKMEQELRKEETVPPEIMRRIVASLRDEREREPTETYYT; via the coding sequence ATGATCTTGGAAGATCTAAAGTTTGGAGAGTTGTTAAAGGTTAAAGCACTTAAGAAAGGTCTTGACATTGACAAGTTAAAGCTAAAGCGCCCTATAGTGTTCCAGGGCTTTGCAGGAATAGGGAACGTTGGTCTCGTTGCTGTCGACTACATGACCGCCAAACTCAAAGCCCGTCCCATTTTGAAAATTCCAAACCTAGATATACCCGCAGTAGCCTTAGTTGAAGACGGTGTTTTCGCAGACTGGTTTGACTCCTTCTCGATATTTGTCTACTTACTGAAGGGAGATAGCAGGGATTACCTTTTCATTTCGTCATACACTCAACCCTTCACTCCTCTAGGGAGTAATCTAATAGCTCATATACTCCTTCACTTAATGCAAAAACTTTCAGTTGAAACTATAGTTTCTCTCGGATGCTTCGGAGCAACTCACTATGTTAAAAACCCCAAAGTGTACGTTTCAGCTACAAACAAGAAGCTCTTAGAAGACTTCCTTTCTATAGAAAACGTCGTCCCCCTCAGAGGAGGACGAATATCCGGACTGAACGGTACTATCCCTCTCCTCGCCCCTAAGTATGGCATAGATGGAGTCTCCCTGTTAGCTGAAGGCCATTCCGGAATCGCTTTCAACCCTCGCTCGTCAAAGGCATTGATAGACGTTCTTTGCAGTATGTACGGATTAAGAGTTGACACAAGCTTCTTAGAGAAGCACGCTGAAAAAATGGAGCAAGAACTGAGAAAAGAAGAGACTGTACCCCCAGAAATAATGAGAAGAATTGTAGCTTCGTTAAGAGACGAACGCGAAAGGGAACCAACCGAAACATATTACACGTAA
- the lysX gene encoding lysine biosynthesis protein LysX, with protein sequence MILGIVHNRIAWEEKEIIETAKQKGVTVKLFDSRNLDIEVTGEKCSVDAVDIFLQRSISYLKGLYSTLVLEAMGYRVVNSFKSQEICGDKLRTTIALKKAGLPLPKTYLALSCDAALRALDKLGYPAITKPLIGSWGRLVAILNDPISAKAIFEAKETLGEMIHKIYYIQEYVNHNARDLRVFVIGDEVVAAMYRYVLPNDWRSNATIGGKTEECKITDEIAELAIKAAKATFSEIAGIDMLEGKDGLLLNEVNHNPGFQHIVATTKVDIAGKIVDYLIKECKV encoded by the coding sequence ATGATCCTCGGAATAGTACATAATAGGATAGCGTGGGAAGAAAAAGAGATAATAGAGACTGCTAAGCAGAAAGGTGTAACTGTAAAACTATTTGATAGTAGAAATTTAGATATAGAGGTGACAGGGGAAAAGTGCAGCGTTGACGCCGTCGACATTTTCCTTCAAAGATCTATCAGCTATCTTAAGGGACTATATTCCACGCTCGTCCTAGAGGCTATGGGGTACAGGGTGGTTAACTCGTTTAAATCACAAGAGATATGTGGCGATAAACTTAGGACAACAATAGCTCTTAAGAAGGCAGGGCTTCCTCTTCCAAAAACTTACTTAGCGCTTTCGTGCGATGCAGCATTAAGGGCACTTGATAAGCTCGGTTACCCTGCGATAACAAAGCCGCTAATAGGAAGTTGGGGTCGTTTGGTGGCGATCCTTAACGATCCTATATCAGCCAAAGCAATATTTGAGGCAAAAGAGACTCTTGGTGAAATGATTCACAAGATATACTATATTCAGGAGTATGTTAACCACAATGCACGAGATCTAAGAGTCTTCGTTATAGGAGATGAAGTTGTTGCGGCAATGTACAGATACGTTCTCCCGAACGATTGGAGAAGCAATGCTACGATAGGTGGTAAGACGGAAGAGTGTAAAATAACAGACGAGATAGCGGAGTTAGCTATAAAGGCTGCAAAAGCAACTTTCAGCGAGATAGCAGGGATTGACATGCTTGAAGGAAAGGATGGCTTACTCCTCAACGAAGTAAACCATAACCCAGGATTTCAACACATTGTTGCGACGACAAAAGTCGATATAGCGGGAAAGATCGTAGATTATTTAATAAAAGAGTGCAAAGTTTAA
- a CDS encoding segregation/condensation protein A has protein sequence MQCENVVKQKNKPFWLDPPWSILIDPSKASDDPWSVNVAELIIGFLEKMREMECFNYWVSGKALLSASIIHRLKTEILLQLAYMKDSKKEEERENVGKFDIPPIPMPFRITSRKVSLAELLFALQQALLTEQKRSTRVKTREAASVVEEVEPEEVVLDALHEEWDVEAKANEVYSKVVSLGQEIVTFSSLVGGSKANREIIIETFLALLFLSIRGAVYIWQEKPGGEIYIMEGEKWRKMLRQ, from the coding sequence TTGCAATGTGAAAATGTGGTTAAACAGAAAAACAAACCCTTCTGGCTTGACCCCCCCTGGTCTATTTTAATTGACCCCTCAAAAGCAAGTGACGACCCATGGAGTGTTAATGTAGCCGAGCTTATAATTGGGTTTCTAGAGAAAATGCGTGAGATGGAATGCTTTAACTACTGGGTTTCTGGAAAGGCGCTCCTATCTGCATCAATAATCCACCGTCTGAAGACAGAGATACTACTTCAACTAGCATATATGAAGGATAGTAAAAAGGAGGAAGAAAGAGAAAATGTAGGAAAATTTGACATACCTCCGATACCTATGCCGTTTCGAATAACGAGTCGTAAAGTATCTCTTGCTGAACTATTATTTGCGCTGCAACAAGCCCTTCTAACAGAGCAAAAGCGTAGCACCAGGGTAAAAACAAGAGAGGCAGCTTCGGTAGTCGAGGAAGTGGAACCGGAAGAAGTTGTTCTGGACGCGCTCCATGAGGAGTGGGATGTTGAAGCAAAAGCTAACGAAGTATATTCAAAGGTTGTTTCTCTCGGACAAGAGATCGTTACCTTTTCAAGTTTGGTTGGTGGAAGCAAGGCAAATCGTGAAATTATCATTGAAACATTTCTCGCGTTACTTTTCCTCTCAATTAGAGGAGCGGTTTACATTTGGCAGGAAAAACCGGGAGGAGAGATATACATCATGGAGGGTGAAAAGTGGAGGAAAATGTTAAGGCAATAG
- a CDS encoding [LysW]-aminoadipate/[LysW]-glutamate kinase — translation MKIVVKVGGSLAGNELEKVVANISLAAKDNQVVVVHGGGAQINNISERLGKKPAYVTSPSGFESRYTDEETRDIAVMAMVGNVNKRIVSLLNVNGVGAVGISGVDGPTLIAKRKDKIIVQEGDRKVVLRGDYSGRIEKTDGTLISFLLSLGYVPVVAPIAISTDGELVNVDGDRAAANLAKVINADILISATDVAGVILNGEVVRRLTIEEAEKLLPKIEGGMRKKLFAAIEALKIGVPTVVICNGAAENSVVKAARLEHGTVITK, via the coding sequence ATGAAAATAGTGGTTAAGGTAGGTGGAAGTTTAGCAGGTAATGAACTTGAAAAAGTTGTAGCAAACATTTCGCTAGCAGCCAAGGATAACCAGGTAGTTGTGGTCCATGGTGGAGGGGCACAAATTAACAATATTTCTGAAAGGTTAGGTAAAAAACCTGCTTACGTTACATCGCCGAGCGGGTTTGAAAGCAGATACACAGACGAGGAGACGAGAGATATTGCTGTTATGGCTATGGTCGGAAACGTGAACAAGAGAATAGTCTCCCTCTTGAATGTTAATGGGGTTGGTGCTGTTGGGATTTCAGGTGTCGATGGACCAACTCTCATAGCTAAGAGGAAAGATAAAATAATAGTGCAGGAAGGGGATAGGAAAGTTGTTTTAAGAGGGGACTACAGTGGAAGAATTGAAAAAACAGACGGAACATTGATTTCTTTTCTTCTATCGCTAGGATATGTTCCAGTAGTAGCACCTATAGCCATAAGCACTGACGGAGAGCTTGTCAACGTCGACGGGGATAGAGCTGCTGCTAACCTTGCCAAAGTTATAAATGCGGACATACTTATTTCTGCAACGGACGTAGCTGGGGTTATTTTGAACGGTGAGGTCGTAAGGCGATTGACCATCGAAGAAGCGGAAAAACTGCTCCCCAAAATTGAGGGAGGAATGAGGAAGAAGCTTTTCGCCGCTATTGAAGCACTAAAAATTGGAGTACCTACCGTAGTGATATGTAACGGGGCCGCGGAAAATTCTGTGGTTAAAGCCGCTAGGCTGGAACATGGAACGGTGATCACTAAATGA
- the smc gene encoding chromosome segregation protein SMC, giving the protein MGDSTVYIKKIAIRGFKSFGNRKVIVNFSKGFVAIVGPNGSGKSNLLDAIRFGIGMMSAKSMRATSFSDLIYYSKDGKGRGAKYASVSLYLDNTDRRIPVDSDTVVITRQIDLEGRGVYKLNGRVVPRGQIVDLLEAAGISPDGYNMIPQGEILEVIRKGPVEIRRLFEDIAGIASFDEKKERAQKELEIAEQNLRENLAQLREVQSVVERLAREKEGALKYKRLDEEIRELRAKLCFAQLKRESEKLNKVVREIDEKREKIRMLQEEITNLQKEKVGIEETSKKMRMDAGLIEENLRALELKISETKKVLLEKKLTVNFKERELAEKDAQLQSLKKEVEAIKARMKEEERDLEKAMAEHKRLSEEAEAKQRLLRALRSQMESMDAEYVKIKEEMERLREELDELRKSEVQLETEKKLIEKDIANSQGILSAKKKKIEMLRNALESTRRELALVEEKKEQEEKEREKIAGELKLVEEEEERRGKETREIENIIQKLKEEIIKIKAINEERERILKSQSAVYEILKLRDKGVIDGIYGTVAELAKTKEEYALALEAAAGQRLNYVVVENDSVAVKCIDFLKKNRLGRVTFIPLNLVRPRPRSTIESGDGIIGAAIDLIEFDEKFRPAFEYVFGNTIIVNDLETARRLHDVRVRKVTLEGEILETSGVMIGGHLQRRQAVFLQEVGDLSKLEDELRRVEELRAYLISSSRSLATRKQSLMKELKQAERELYIYDSRIKEIAAKVSILEKEIEENEEEVKKHAEEIARKEEELKKVAEQILSLRSRISLLNDNLVQLEKTFSSSTAAVLQKQVKELENEIGALRGALSRLEVEIARKQTLVEEHLMMTLREKEEALVRISEETERLKASLGVARSELDTLTRELELLEEERKKLAEKKEQVRAELDKLSKESAKISAELEKLVDASKKLELEVRGAEVEKNFIEETINKLQKQAEEYSSYSFDDVDVVDFKELEDLIRVKEKEKKNLEPVNMLAIELYEKERKRYEELISRRNKLIEERESILNFIREVEKDKRNTFLSTLYTVERNFKQIFSLLSPGGSARFVLENPSDPFSGGVIIEASPAGKEIKRLELMSGGEKSLTSLALIFAIQQYYPAPFYIMDEVDAFLDEQNANRVADLIKELSKTSQFIVVSLKKAVMKKADQIIGVTYMNGSSHVFSIDIQQWRQEERLGGEEVAM; this is encoded by the coding sequence GTGGGTGATAGCACGGTTTACATAAAGAAAATTGCTATCAGAGGATTCAAGTCATTCGGCAACCGAAAAGTCATAGTTAACTTTTCTAAAGGATTTGTAGCTATAGTGGGGCCAAATGGGTCAGGTAAAAGTAATCTTCTTGATGCAATTCGTTTCGGTATAGGTATGATGAGTGCTAAATCCATGAGGGCAACAAGTTTCTCGGATCTAATATACTACTCTAAGGATGGAAAGGGGAGAGGGGCTAAGTACGCTTCAGTCAGCCTTTACCTTGATAACACCGATAGACGCATTCCGGTAGATTCAGATACTGTGGTTATAACGAGACAAATAGACTTAGAAGGACGGGGGGTTTACAAGCTTAATGGCCGAGTAGTTCCGAGAGGCCAAATAGTGGACTTACTGGAGGCTGCGGGTATAAGCCCCGATGGATATAACATGATCCCCCAAGGGGAAATCCTTGAGGTTATACGTAAGGGTCCTGTTGAAATAAGGAGACTCTTCGAGGATATAGCTGGGATAGCTTCTTTTGATGAAAAAAAGGAGAGGGCGCAGAAAGAATTGGAGATCGCTGAGCAGAACCTGAGAGAGAACCTTGCACAGCTTAGGGAAGTGCAAAGTGTGGTTGAGAGACTGGCTAGAGAAAAAGAGGGGGCTCTTAAGTATAAGCGCTTGGATGAAGAAATAAGGGAACTCAGAGCAAAGCTCTGCTTCGCTCAGCTTAAGAGAGAAAGTGAGAAACTGAACAAAGTTGTTAGAGAGATAGATGAAAAAAGAGAGAAGATAAGGATGCTTCAGGAGGAAATAACGAATCTTCAGAAGGAAAAGGTGGGGATCGAGGAGACTTCTAAAAAAATGAGGATGGACGCAGGGCTTATTGAAGAAAACCTTAGAGCGTTGGAGCTGAAGATAAGCGAAACGAAAAAAGTTCTCTTGGAAAAGAAGCTCACGGTTAATTTCAAGGAGAGGGAGCTTGCTGAAAAGGATGCACAACTGCAATCGCTGAAAAAAGAGGTAGAGGCCATTAAAGCTAGGATGAAGGAGGAAGAGAGAGATTTAGAGAAAGCTATGGCCGAGCACAAAAGGCTTAGTGAGGAGGCTGAGGCTAAACAACGCTTACTGAGAGCTCTGCGCAGTCAGATGGAAAGCATGGATGCAGAATACGTGAAGATTAAGGAAGAAATGGAAAGGTTAAGGGAAGAGTTAGATGAGCTGAGAAAAAGCGAAGTGCAGCTTGAAACAGAGAAAAAGCTCATTGAGAAAGATATTGCGAACAGTCAAGGAATTCTCTCGGCAAAGAAAAAGAAAATTGAAATGCTTAGAAACGCCTTGGAGAGCACGAGGAGAGAGTTGGCGTTGGTAGAGGAGAAGAAAGAGCAGGAGGAGAAGGAGAGGGAGAAGATCGCTGGTGAGCTCAAACTGGTTGAAGAAGAAGAGGAAAGAAGAGGGAAAGAGACCAGAGAAATTGAAAACATTATTCAAAAGTTAAAGGAAGAGATAATTAAGATAAAGGCGATCAATGAGGAAAGAGAACGTATACTTAAGTCCCAATCAGCGGTTTACGAGATATTAAAGCTACGCGACAAGGGGGTCATAGATGGGATTTATGGTACAGTAGCGGAGCTCGCCAAAACAAAGGAGGAATACGCATTAGCTCTTGAAGCTGCAGCCGGCCAACGTCTTAATTATGTTGTAGTTGAAAATGACAGTGTAGCTGTAAAGTGCATAGACTTCCTCAAGAAAAATAGATTGGGCCGAGTAACCTTCATCCCGTTGAACCTGGTGCGCCCCAGACCAAGGTCAACCATCGAGAGCGGTGATGGAATAATCGGTGCAGCCATAGACTTGATCGAGTTCGACGAAAAGTTCAGGCCTGCTTTCGAGTATGTTTTCGGTAACACAATCATCGTTAACGATTTAGAAACAGCCCGGCGACTTCACGATGTTAGAGTAAGAAAAGTGACGCTTGAAGGAGAAATACTTGAAACATCTGGAGTGATGATTGGAGGACACTTGCAGAGAAGACAAGCAGTGTTTTTGCAGGAAGTAGGGGACTTATCAAAGTTGGAGGATGAGCTGAGAAGAGTAGAAGAGTTAAGGGCTTACTTGATTTCGAGCAGTAGAAGTTTGGCTACTCGTAAACAGAGCCTCATGAAAGAGCTTAAACAGGCTGAGAGAGAGCTATACATATATGATTCCAGAATCAAAGAGATCGCCGCAAAGGTTTCTATTCTCGAGAAAGAGATCGAGGAAAACGAGGAAGAAGTGAAAAAGCACGCTGAAGAAATAGCTAGAAAGGAAGAAGAACTGAAGAAAGTTGCGGAGCAAATATTGAGTTTACGCTCCCGTATTTCATTGTTGAACGACAACTTAGTGCAACTCGAAAAGACTTTTTCATCGTCAACTGCGGCAGTCCTTCAAAAGCAAGTAAAGGAATTGGAGAACGAAATTGGGGCATTAAGAGGTGCGCTCAGTCGGTTGGAGGTGGAAATAGCAAGAAAACAAACACTTGTCGAAGAGCACCTGATGATGACCCTCAGAGAGAAAGAAGAAGCACTCGTGCGGATTAGTGAGGAAACAGAGCGCTTGAAGGCAAGTCTAGGCGTCGCTAGAAGTGAGCTGGATACTTTAACGAGGGAACTGGAACTTCTAGAAGAAGAAAGGAAAAAGCTTGCGGAGAAAAAGGAGCAGGTTAGAGCAGAACTGGATAAACTTAGTAAGGAAAGCGCTAAAATTTCCGCCGAGCTGGAAAAGCTGGTTGATGCAAGCAAAAAGCTAGAGTTAGAGGTGAGGGGGGCCGAAGTTGAGAAGAACTTCATTGAGGAGACGATAAACAAGCTGCAAAAGCAGGCTGAAGAATATAGCTCATATTCTTTTGACGACGTAGACGTAGTTGACTTCAAAGAGCTAGAAGACTTGATTAGGGTTAAAGAGAAAGAGAAAAAGAACCTTGAGCCAGTGAATATGCTAGCCATAGAACTTTATGAAAAAGAGAGAAAGAGATACGAGGAACTTATAAGTAGGAGAAACAAGCTCATCGAGGAAAGGGAGAGTATTCTCAACTTCATACGAGAAGTTGAGAAAGATAAGAGGAATACCTTCCTTTCAACCTTGTATACTGTTGAAAGAAACTTTAAACAGATTTTCTCTCTATTATCCCCCGGTGGTAGCGCGCGCTTCGTTTTAGAGAACCCGTCAGACCCATTTTCAGGCGGCGTAATTATAGAAGCCTCGCCCGCTGGAAAGGAGATTAAAAGACTGGAGTTAATGTCAGGTGGTGAAAAATCGCTTACATCGCTGGCGTTGATATTCGCTATACAACAATACTACCCAGCTCCATTCTACATAATGGATGAAGTTGATGCATTTCTCGACGAGCAAAATGCCAATAGAGTGGCAGATTTGATAAAGGAGCTCTCTAAAACATCTCAATTCATCGTAGTGTCGCTTAAAAAAGCCGTCATGAAAAAGGCAGATCAGATTATTGGTGTAACTTATATGAATGGTTCATCACATGTTTTCTCAATAGATATACAGCAGTGGCGGCAGGAGGAGCGGTTGGGGGGCGAAGAGGTTGCAATGTGA